From the genome of Rhodothermales bacterium, one region includes:
- the eboE gene encoding metabolite traffic protein EboE gives MRAGPDSYFHLSYCSNIHPGETWEAVDETLRRYVPALKRSLAPTAPFGIGLRLSDQASRSLIEPAALMAFYDWLRAENLYVFTMNGFPYGGFHRQVVKDTVYMPDWRTRERVDYTVRLGHILAGILPQGVEGGISTSPLSYKHWLADAATVEETYRVATRHMADAAYAMAEIAARSGRTIHIDIEPEPDCLIENTAETVAFFTDWLWTEGVAHLGRTHGLTAPAAEALLRHHVRVCYDTCHFAVEFEAPEASLQAFVDHGIGIGKIQVSAAIRVDLPAETAARAALAEHLGPYAESTYLHQVIERRADGSLHHYPDLDAALPHIQQPDAREWRIHFHVPLFVDRFGPLASTRDNIAPTLDFVAARQLCDHLEVETYTWEVLPAELKVDLGASIQRELAWTLGAITP, from the coding sequence ATGCGCGCAGGACCCGACTCGTATTTCCATCTCTCCTATTGCAGTAACATCCATCCCGGCGAAACCTGGGAAGCGGTCGACGAAACGCTGCGGCGCTACGTGCCGGCCCTCAAGCGATCCCTCGCCCCGACGGCGCCTTTCGGGATCGGGCTACGCCTCTCGGATCAGGCCTCCCGCTCACTCATCGAGCCGGCGGCCCTGATGGCGTTTTATGACTGGCTGCGCGCGGAAAACCTGTACGTCTTCACGATGAACGGCTTCCCGTACGGAGGTTTTCATCGCCAGGTCGTGAAGGATACGGTCTACATGCCCGACTGGCGAACCCGGGAGCGCGTCGATTACACGGTACGCCTCGGGCACATCCTGGCCGGCATCCTGCCGCAGGGTGTCGAAGGCGGCATCTCCACCTCGCCGCTGTCCTACAAGCACTGGCTGGCCGACGCCGCCACCGTCGAGGAGACTTACCGCGTCGCCACGCGCCACATGGCCGATGCCGCCTATGCGATGGCGGAGATCGCGGCGCGCTCGGGACGCACCATCCACATCGACATCGAACCCGAACCCGACTGTCTGATCGAGAATACCGCCGAAACGGTCGCGTTTTTTACGGACTGGCTTTGGACCGAGGGCGTGGCGCATCTCGGGCGGACGCACGGGTTGACGGCGCCGGCCGCCGAGGCCCTGCTGCGGCATCACGTCCGCGTGTGCTACGACACGTGCCATTTCGCGGTCGAGTTCGAAGCGCCGGAGGCATCGCTGCAGGCCTTCGTGGATCACGGGATCGGCATTGGGAAGATTCAGGTGAGCGCGGCCATCCGCGTCGATCTGCCGGCGGAGACGGCCGCCCGCGCCGCACTGGCCGAACACCTCGGCCCGTACGCGGAGTCGACCTACCTGCATCAGGTCATCGAACGGCGCGCAGACGGCAGCCTCCATCATTATCCCGACCTCGATGCCGCGCTGCCCCACATCCAGCAGCCGGACGCGCGCGAATGGCGGATCCATTTTCATGTGCCGCTCTTCGTCGACCGCTTCGGGCCGCTGGCCTCGACACGCGACAACATCGCGCCGACCCTCGATTTTGTCGCCGCGCGACAGCTGTGCGATCACCTGGAGGTGGAGACGTACACCTGGGAAGTGCTGCCGGCCGAACTGAAAGTCGACCTCGGCGCCTCCATCCAGCGCGAACTCGCGTGGACCCTCGGGGCCATCACCCCTTAA
- a CDS encoding alkaline phosphatase family protein: MHRTAVLNVVGLTPSLLGADTPFLTRWAGAGVQASIEPVLPAVTCSVQSTYLTGVMPSDHGIVANGWYFRDECEIKFWRQSNRLVQAPKLWETARRLNPSFTCANLFWWYNMYSTVDYAVTPRPMYPATGLKLPDVHTHPAGLRDSLQQQLGTFPLFEFWGPAAGIRSSAWIAQSAMEIEKRHQPTLSLVYLPHLDYGLQRLGPSDPAMAKDLRDIDALCEELIGFYEQRGVRVVVLSEYGIHDVEHPIHLNRLFRKQEWLVVRDELGHELLDAGASQVFAVADHQLAHVYVNNPDLLANVRTLLEAVPGVAQVLDEEGKRAHGLLHERAGELVAIAEPDAWFTYYYWLDDDRAPDFGRTVDIHRKPGYDPVELLFDPALRFPKLRAGRRLAQKKLGFRYLMDVIGLDASIVRGSHGHIPAGTAERPLLLTPHADLLPGNSLHPTDVHDILLAHLGLER, encoded by the coding sequence ATGCATCGCACCGCCGTCCTGAACGTCGTCGGACTCACGCCCTCCCTGCTGGGTGCGGACACGCCCTTCCTTACGCGCTGGGCCGGCGCGGGAGTCCAGGCCTCCATCGAGCCGGTGCTGCCGGCGGTGACCTGCTCCGTGCAGTCGACCTACCTCACTGGCGTCATGCCGTCGGACCACGGGATCGTCGCCAACGGCTGGTATTTCCGGGACGAATGCGAGATCAAGTTCTGGCGCCAGTCCAACCGGCTCGTACAGGCGCCGAAACTCTGGGAAACGGCGCGCCGGCTTAACCCGTCGTTCACCTGCGCCAACCTGTTCTGGTGGTACAACATGTACTCGACGGTCGATTACGCCGTCACGCCGCGCCCGATGTACCCCGCCACGGGGCTCAAGCTGCCGGACGTGCACACGCACCCCGCCGGCCTGCGCGACAGCCTCCAGCAGCAACTGGGCACGTTCCCCCTGTTCGAGTTCTGGGGTCCTGCCGCCGGCATCCGCTCCAGCGCATGGATCGCGCAGTCGGCCATGGAGATCGAAAAGCGGCATCAGCCCACGCTCTCGCTGGTCTATCTGCCGCACCTGGATTACGGACTCCAGCGGCTCGGCCCGTCCGACCCCGCCATGGCGAAGGACCTGCGCGACATCGATGCGCTCTGCGAGGAGCTGATCGGGTTTTACGAGCAGCGGGGCGTCCGCGTCGTCGTCCTCTCCGAATACGGCATCCACGACGTCGAGCACCCCATCCATCTGAACCGGCTGTTCCGGAAGCAGGAGTGGCTCGTCGTGCGCGACGAACTGGGGCATGAGTTGCTCGATGCCGGCGCGAGCCAGGTCTTCGCCGTCGCCGACCACCAGCTGGCGCACGTCTATGTCAACAATCCGGACCTGCTGGCGAACGTACGCACCCTCCTCGAAGCCGTCCCCGGCGTGGCCCAGGTGCTCGACGAGGAAGGAAAGCGCGCGCACGGCCTGCTGCACGAACGCGCCGGCGAACTCGTCGCCATCGCCGAGCCGGATGCCTGGTTCACCTACTACTACTGGCTGGACGACGACCGGGCCCCCGACTTCGGACGAACCGTCGACATCCACCGCAAACCCGGCTACGATCCCGTAGAACTCCTGTTCGACCCGGCCCTGCGCTTCCCGAAGCTCCGCGCCGGCCGGCGCCTCGCCCAGAAAAAACTCGGCTTCCGCTATCTGATGGACGTCATCGGCCTCGACGCCTCCATCGTCCGCGGCTCACACGGCCACATCCCCGCCGGCACCGCCGAACGCCCCCTTCTCCTCACCCCCCATGCCGACCTCCTCCCCGGCAACTCCCTGCACCCGACCGACGTTCACGACATACTCCTGGCCCACCTAGGGCTGGAACGATGA